One genomic region from Nocardia vinacea encodes:
- a CDS encoding nucleotidyltransferase domain-containing protein → MSLRAIPASMDPFVVGSIDAELDRIERAHRVSVLLAIESGSRAWGFPSPDSDYDCRFVYVAHMDIYLSPWRTRDVIETPLVDLLDVNGWDLAKALRLLVNGNAVLIEWLMSPIVYRGDVRFRTELRAVAAEVADRNQVARHYLHLGSRQWALFDHHRSLKKVFYSLRPAMALRWLREHPDAVVAPMHLPSLLEQCELPGELVSAIAALTELKSRTREMGSGAVPVPIAEFIAAEFDRATDAFPKTPNRDMDRARAVTAAFFRKEVLAAGNGR, encoded by the coding sequence ATGTCCCTGCGCGCGATTCCGGCTTCGATGGACCCGTTTGTGGTCGGGTCGATCGATGCCGAGCTCGATCGGATCGAGCGCGCGCATCGGGTGTCGGTGCTGCTGGCCATCGAAAGCGGTAGCCGGGCTTGGGGATTCCCCTCGCCCGATTCCGATTACGACTGCCGGTTCGTCTATGTCGCGCATATGGACATCTACCTGTCGCCATGGCGGACAAGGGATGTCATCGAGACGCCGCTGGTCGACCTGCTCGATGTGAACGGCTGGGATCTGGCCAAGGCACTACGGCTGCTGGTGAACGGCAATGCGGTGCTGATCGAATGGTTGATGTCGCCGATCGTGTACCGCGGCGACGTCCGGTTCCGTACCGAATTGCGCGCGGTCGCAGCGGAAGTCGCCGATCGGAACCAAGTGGCCCGGCACTACCTGCATCTGGGCAGCAGGCAGTGGGCGCTGTTCGATCACCATCGGTCGCTGAAGAAGGTGTTCTATTCGCTGCGGCCCGCGATGGCCTTGCGTTGGCTGCGTGAGCATCCCGACGCGGTGGTGGCGCCTATGCATCTGCCATCGCTGCTGGAGCAGTGCGAGTTGCCCGGCGAGCTGGTTTCGGCGATTGCCGCGCTGACCGAGCTGAAGTCGCGCACCCGTGAAATGGGTAGCGGCGCAGTGCCGGTCCCGATCGCCGAGTTCATCGCGGCCGAATTCGACCGTGCGACAGACGCTTTCCCGAAGACTCCGAATCGAGATATGGATCGGGCTCGCGCGGTGACCGCCGCCTTCTTCCGCAAGGAAGTCCTGGCCGCTGGAAATGGGCGGTAG
- a CDS encoding helix-turn-helix domain-containing protein, translating to MRDEGRSGCPINATIEVIGDRWTLLVLRDVMFGNRRHFRELLAGSEEGIASNILSDRLKRLVAAGLLSREDTRPGQKAEYRLTEPAIQLVPIMAQLGAWGLRHRPTTKRLRVRAELLEEGGPQLWAEFMDELRESHLGIPRPDPDAPTATDRLARAYAAAVAEV from the coding sequence ATGCGCGACGAGGGACGTTCGGGCTGCCCGATCAACGCCACCATCGAGGTGATCGGCGATCGATGGACGCTGCTGGTCCTGCGCGACGTGATGTTCGGCAATCGCCGCCACTTCCGCGAGCTGCTGGCCGGATCGGAGGAGGGGATCGCGTCCAATATCCTGTCCGACCGGCTCAAGCGCCTGGTTGCGGCCGGACTGCTCAGTCGCGAGGACACCCGCCCCGGTCAGAAGGCCGAGTACCGGCTCACCGAGCCCGCGATCCAACTGGTGCCGATCATGGCGCAGTTGGGCGCATGGGGGCTCCGGCATCGCCCGACGACGAAACGCCTGCGCGTACGCGCCGAACTCCTCGAGGAGGGCGGGCCGCAGCTCTGGGCCGAGTTCATGGACGAACTGCGCGAGTCGCACCTCGGAATTCCGCGTCCCGATCCGGACGCACCGACCGCCACCGACCGGTTGGCGCGCGCCTACGCCGCCGCGGTGGCCGAGGTGTGA
- a CDS encoding dihydrofolate reductase family protein yields the protein MAKLRVHNIAISLDGYIAGPNQGPENPLGEGGLRLHDWVWATRYAHQMDGADTGETGVDNDFLVAGDAGIGATIMGRNMFGPIRGPWVDHEWQGWWGDNPPYHHDTFVMTHHTRPSLPMTGGTTFHFVNETPEEVLRQAFKAADGQDARLAGGSSAIRQFLRAGLVDEMHLAVVPILLGAGERLYDDLGTLPGYQISSVVHSPAVTHVTFTKTA from the coding sequence ATGGCCAAGTTGCGCGTACACAACATCGCGATATCGCTCGACGGCTACATCGCCGGACCGAATCAGGGACCCGAGAATCCGCTCGGCGAGGGCGGGCTGCGGCTGCACGATTGGGTGTGGGCCACGCGCTACGCACACCAGATGGACGGGGCGGACACCGGCGAGACCGGCGTGGACAACGATTTCCTGGTCGCGGGCGATGCCGGTATCGGCGCAACGATCATGGGGCGCAACATGTTCGGCCCGATCCGCGGCCCATGGGTCGATCACGAATGGCAGGGTTGGTGGGGCGACAACCCGCCCTACCACCACGACACCTTCGTGATGACCCATCACACGCGACCATCGCTGCCCATGACGGGTGGCACGACGTTCCATTTCGTGAACGAAACGCCGGAAGAGGTTCTGCGCCAAGCATTCAAGGCCGCGGACGGTCAGGATGCGCGGCTCGCGGGCGGCTCATCGGCAATCCGGCAGTTCCTGCGCGCCGGTCTGGTGGACGAGATGCATCTCGCGGTAGTCCCGATTCTGCTCGGCGCGGGCGAGCGGCTCTACGACGATCTCGGCACCCTGCCGGGCTATCAGATCAGCTCGGTGGTGCACTCCCCCGCGGTCACCCATGTCACCTTCACCAAGACCGCCTGA
- a CDS encoding cold-shock protein: protein MAQGSVKWFNSEKGFGFIAQDGGGPDVFVHYSAVSGSGFRSLEEGQRVEFEIGQGQKGPQAQDVRAI from the coding sequence ATGGCTCAAGGCAGTGTGAAGTGGTTCAACAGCGAGAAGGGCTTCGGCTTTATCGCCCAAGACGGAGGCGGCCCTGACGTCTTCGTGCATTACTCGGCCGTTTCCGGCTCGGGTTTCCGGTCCCTCGAAGAGGGCCAGCGCGTGGAGTTCGAGATCGGCCAGGGCCAGAAGGGTCCGCAGGCCCAGGACGTCCGCGCTATCTGA
- the iolD gene encoding 3D-(3,5/4)-trihydroxycyclohexane-1,2-dione acylhydrolase (decyclizing) yields the protein MKLTTAQALVGWLVAQHSETFDGREVPLFPAAFAIFGHGNVLGLGTALSERRDEIPVWRGHTEQGMALAAIGLAKATHRRQVGIATSSIGPGALNMVTAAGVAHANRLPLLLLPGDTFSSRAPDPVLQQVEHFGDPTITVNDAFRSVSRYFDRITRPEQLIATLPQAARVLTDAADVGPVTLALPQDVQAETYDFPDALFEPVVHRITRSRPDSRVVAEAARALRSARRPLLVLGGGVRYSGAGRLVLEFAERHGIPITETTAGRTLVPYDHQLYAGPLGVTGSASANALAAQADLVLAIGTRLQDFTTASWTVFAPDVRLITINTARFDAVKHGALAVVGDAAASVSELAALLVNWQVDAAWSDGAEGLRTTWDAHIDKLRAPTPGTPSYAQIVGVVNELSAPDDYVMTAAGGMPGELIGGWRAIGTVPTMDVEYGFSCMGYELAGAWGAAMAHVHGLVTTMLGDGSYLMLNSELFSAAFAGHRFVAVVCDNDGYAVIARLQEGQGGDPFNNFYVDCRTNHPQPPRVDFASHARSLGCAVFTATDLTEFRGAYARARAAALSESRPAVVVVRTQPSAWTDAGAWWEVGVPEHLAGRAAYDEAKAAQVRYLNRAESAE from the coding sequence GTGAAGCTGACAACGGCGCAGGCACTGGTCGGCTGGCTGGTCGCCCAGCACTCGGAGACCTTCGATGGTCGCGAAGTACCGCTGTTCCCGGCCGCTTTCGCGATATTCGGGCACGGCAATGTGCTCGGCCTCGGTACCGCACTATCTGAGCGTCGCGATGAAATCCCGGTCTGGCGCGGGCATACCGAGCAGGGGATGGCCCTGGCGGCCATCGGCCTGGCCAAGGCAACGCACCGCCGCCAGGTCGGAATCGCGACGTCCTCGATCGGACCCGGCGCGCTGAATATGGTGACGGCCGCCGGTGTCGCCCATGCGAATCGTCTTCCGCTGCTGCTGCTTCCGGGGGACACCTTCAGCAGCCGCGCACCGGATCCGGTGCTGCAACAGGTCGAACACTTCGGCGACCCGACAATAACCGTCAACGACGCATTCCGCTCCGTGAGCCGCTACTTCGACCGCATCACCCGCCCGGAACAACTCATCGCAACCCTGCCCCAGGCGGCCCGCGTACTGACCGACGCGGCCGATGTAGGCCCGGTGACACTGGCACTGCCGCAGGACGTCCAAGCCGAGACCTACGACTTCCCTGATGCCCTGTTCGAGCCGGTCGTACACCGAATCACGCGTTCGCGCCCCGACTCCCGGGTGGTGGCCGAGGCTGCACGGGCACTGCGATCGGCCCGGCGTCCATTGCTGGTCCTCGGCGGCGGTGTGCGTTATTCGGGTGCGGGTCGGCTGGTGCTGGAATTCGCGGAGCGGCACGGGATTCCGATAACAGAAACGACCGCTGGCCGCACCCTCGTACCGTACGACCACCAGCTGTATGCCGGCCCGCTCGGCGTAACCGGCTCCGCATCGGCCAATGCCCTTGCCGCACAGGCGGATCTGGTGTTGGCCATCGGCACCCGATTACAGGACTTCACCACGGCGTCCTGGACCGTCTTCGCGCCCGACGTCCGGTTGATCACCATCAACACGGCCCGGTTCGACGCGGTGAAGCACGGCGCGCTCGCGGTCGTTGGTGACGCCGCCGCGTCGGTATCGGAGTTGGCTGCGCTCCTTGTCAATTGGCAGGTGGATGCCGCATGGTCCGACGGTGCGGAAGGACTCCGTACCACCTGGGACGCGCACATCGACAAGCTGCGCGCGCCGACACCGGGCACCCCGAGTTACGCCCAAATCGTCGGCGTCGTCAACGAATTGAGCGCACCGGACGACTACGTCATGACCGCCGCGGGCGGTATGCCCGGCGAGCTGATCGGCGGTTGGCGGGCCATCGGCACCGTGCCCACCATGGACGTCGAGTACGGATTCTCCTGCATGGGTTATGAACTCGCGGGCGCTTGGGGCGCGGCCATGGCGCATGTGCACGGCCTGGTCACCACCATGCTCGGCGACGGCTCCTATCTGATGCTCAATTCCGAACTGTTCTCCGCGGCCTTCGCGGGTCATCGGTTCGTCGCGGTCGTCTGCGATAACGACGGCTACGCGGTGATCGCCCGGCTTCAGGAGGGGCAGGGCGGTGACCCCTTCAACAACTTCTACGTCGACTGCCGCACCAACCACCCACAACCGCCCCGCGTCGACTTCGCAAGTCACGCAAGATCATTGGGCTGCGCGGTGTTCACCGCGACCGACCTGACCGAGTTCCGCGGCGCATACGCGCGGGCCAGGGCAGCGGCATTGAGCGAGTCCCGTCCGGCCGTCGTGGTCGTGCGCACCCAGCCGTCCGCCTGGACCGATGCGGGCGCGTGGTGGGAGGTCGGTGTGCCGGAGCATCTGGCGGGCCGCGCGGCATACGACGAGGCCAAGGCGGCGCAGGTGCGTTACCTGAACAGAGCCGAATCAGCGGAGTAG
- a CDS encoding ATP-binding cassette domain-containing protein, with amino-acid sequence MNTASRSDSMRGGGPVTGGPPLIEAIDIGKSYGGVVALRDVSTVVNAGQVTCILGDNGAGKSTLIKILAGVHQHDRGELKLDGQPTRLSSPRAALDHGIATVYQDLAVVPLMSVWRNFVLGSEPTVGYGPLRLLDRGKGRDIAREALADMGIEIRDMEQPVGTLSGGQRQCIAIARAVHYGARVLILDEPTAALGVKQAGVVLKYVVQARDRGLGVILITHNPHHAYPVGDRFLLLKRGAMLGSYEKSEIDLPQLTRQMAGGAELDALQHELQRVVTP; translated from the coding sequence ATGAACACAGCATCGCGTAGCGATTCGATGAGGGGTGGTGGTCCGGTGACGGGTGGGCCACCCTTGATCGAAGCGATCGATATCGGCAAGAGCTACGGCGGTGTCGTCGCACTGCGCGACGTGTCGACCGTGGTGAATGCGGGACAGGTCACCTGCATCCTCGGCGACAACGGTGCGGGCAAGTCGACGCTGATCAAGATTCTCGCCGGCGTGCATCAGCACGATCGCGGGGAACTGAAGCTGGACGGCCAGCCGACTCGATTGTCCTCGCCCCGTGCGGCTTTGGACCACGGCATCGCGACCGTCTATCAGGATCTCGCGGTGGTGCCGCTGATGAGCGTCTGGCGCAACTTCGTACTCGGCTCCGAACCGACCGTCGGATACGGTCCGCTGCGTCTGCTCGACCGAGGTAAGGGCCGCGATATCGCACGAGAGGCGTTGGCGGACATGGGGATCGAGATCCGCGATATGGAACAGCCGGTCGGCACACTGTCGGGCGGGCAACGCCAGTGCATCGCGATCGCCAGGGCGGTGCACTACGGGGCCAGAGTGCTGATCCTCGACGAACCGACCGCAGCGCTCGGCGTGAAACAGGCCGGTGTCGTACTGAAGTACGTCGTGCAGGCGCGGGATCGAGGGCTCGGGGTCATCCTGATCACCCACAACCCGCACCACGCCTATCCGGTCGGCGACCGCTTCCTGCTGCTCAAACGTGGCGCGATGCTCGGCTCATACGAGAAGTCGGAGATCGACCTGCCGCAGCTGACCCGGCAAATGGCCGGTGGCGCCGAATTGGACGCGCTGCAGCACGAATTGCAGCGTGTGGTGACGCCGTGA
- a CDS encoding ABC transporter permease: MTIATKTSEVTPSTPPDGPSLLQRMVVRPEIGALLGAALVFVFFSIITDRFLSPLGIATWLDDSSTLGIMAVAVALLMIGGEFDLSAGVMTASTALVTALLAVHAGWNVWLALLVSLLFALTVGAFNGWIVMRTGLPSFIVTLGTFLALQGLNLGVTRLVTGTVQVSGIRSADGYNSAGWVFASTLDIGDTHLQASVVWWVVLTAIAALVLVRTKFGNWVFAVGGALPSARAVGVPADRTKILLFMTTAFAGWVVGSCSILRFSSVQANQGVGLELHYIIAAVVGGCLLTGGFGSAIGAAIGALIFGMARQGIVFAGWDSDWFMLFLGVLLLAAVLVNNIFKKRAERVRR, encoded by the coding sequence ATGACTATTGCCACCAAGACTTCCGAGGTCACTCCGAGCACTCCGCCGGACGGGCCGTCGCTATTGCAGCGGATGGTGGTGCGACCGGAGATCGGCGCACTGCTCGGCGCGGCACTCGTCTTCGTATTCTTCTCGATCATTACCGACCGCTTTCTCAGCCCGCTCGGCATCGCGACCTGGCTGGACGATTCGTCCACGCTCGGCATCATGGCGGTCGCGGTCGCGCTACTGATGATCGGCGGCGAATTCGACCTGTCTGCCGGTGTCATGACCGCTTCCACCGCACTGGTCACCGCATTGCTCGCGGTGCACGCGGGGTGGAATGTCTGGCTGGCGCTGTTGGTTTCGCTGCTCTTCGCGCTGACGGTCGGTGCCTTCAATGGCTGGATCGTAATGCGAACGGGGCTACCGAGTTTCATCGTCACACTCGGCACTTTCCTTGCGCTGCAAGGCCTCAACCTCGGCGTGACCCGTTTGGTCACCGGAACGGTTCAGGTGTCGGGCATTCGCAGCGCCGACGGATACAACTCGGCCGGTTGGGTCTTCGCCTCGACACTGGACATCGGCGATACACACCTGCAGGCGTCGGTCGTGTGGTGGGTGGTGCTCACCGCGATCGCGGCACTTGTCTTGGTGCGCACCAAGTTCGGCAACTGGGTCTTCGCGGTGGGCGGTGCGCTGCCGAGCGCGCGGGCGGTCGGCGTCCCGGCCGATCGGACGAAGATCCTGCTCTTCATGACCACCGCCTTCGCCGGATGGGTCGTCGGATCATGCAGCATTCTCCGGTTCTCCAGCGTGCAGGCGAATCAGGGCGTCGGGCTGGAACTGCACTACATCATCGCGGCCGTAGTCGGCGGCTGCCTGCTGACCGGCGGATTCGGTTCGGCGATCGGCGCCGCGATCGGTGCGCTGATCTTCGGCATGGCGCGGCAGGGCATCGTCTTCGCCGGATGGGACAGCGACTGGTTCATGCTGTTCCTCGGCGTGCTGCTGCTGGCCGCGGTGTTGGTCAACAACATATTCAAGAAGCGAGCCGAAAGGGTACGCCGATGA
- a CDS encoding sugar ABC transporter substrate-binding protein produces MTTMSLEIRTAWWRRSRRVLPWLAAATLLAACTGPGADVPAPTQSPVAQGKLGSVAVVTHGSPGDAFWNVVKNGAEAAGKDLGVRVAYNSSGDPGQQAKLIDNAVAQGVDGLVVSMANPEALRPSIEKAVAAGIPVVTINSGESESAKFGAIGHVGQSETLAGQAAGKRLADAGRKKLLCVIHEAGNIGANQRCDGATKAFGNGTTLQVDINNPTDAQSRIKGALEADRSIDAVLTLNSQVAARAVDGVKESQSSATVATFDLNTDVVEAIRAGKLLFAVDQQQYEQGYLPIVLLQLYRTNLNSVGGGAPVQTGPAFVDKNNVEAVAARVALGMR; encoded by the coding sequence ATGACAACGATGTCGCTCGAAATACGCACGGCATGGTGGCGGCGATCCCGCCGCGTGCTGCCGTGGCTGGCCGCGGCCACCCTCCTCGCCGCGTGTACCGGTCCGGGTGCGGATGTTCCGGCACCGACCCAATCCCCGGTTGCCCAGGGCAAGTTGGGCTCCGTCGCCGTGGTGACCCACGGCAGCCCCGGTGACGCCTTCTGGAACGTCGTCAAGAACGGCGCGGAGGCAGCGGGCAAGGATCTCGGCGTCCGCGTCGCATACAACTCCTCGGGCGATCCCGGCCAGCAGGCCAAACTCATCGATAACGCTGTCGCACAGGGTGTGGACGGTCTCGTCGTATCAATGGCGAATCCGGAGGCATTGCGGCCGTCGATCGAAAAGGCGGTCGCGGCGGGCATTCCGGTGGTGACCATCAACTCGGGCGAGAGCGAGAGCGCTAAGTTCGGTGCGATCGGCCACGTGGGGCAAAGCGAAACCTTGGCCGGACAGGCCGCGGGTAAGCGCCTCGCCGACGCCGGCCGCAAGAAGCTGCTGTGCGTGATCCACGAGGCGGGCAATATCGGTGCCAATCAGCGCTGTGACGGCGCGACCAAGGCTTTCGGCAACGGCACCACGCTGCAGGTGGATATCAACAATCCCACCGACGCCCAGTCCCGCATCAAGGGCGCATTGGAGGCGGATAGGTCCATCGACGCCGTGCTGACGCTGAATTCACAGGTCGCCGCCCGCGCGGTGGACGGAGTGAAGGAATCGCAATCGTCCGCGACAGTCGCGACCTTCGACCTGAATACCGATGTGGTCGAGGCGATTCGGGCGGGCAAGCTGCTGTTCGCCGTGGACCAGCAGCAATACGAGCAGGGCTATCTGCCGATTGTCCTGCTGCAGCTGTATCGGACGAATCTGAACTCGGTCGGTGGTGGCGCACCGGTGCAGACGGGTCCCGCCTTCGTCGACAAGAACAATGTCGAAGCCGTGGCGGCCCGCGTGGCACTGGGCATGCGCTGA
- a CDS encoding TIM barrel protein has protein sequence MTQPRYPLRIAAAPISWGVCEVPGWGHVLDARTVLTEMAALGISATELGPPGYLPRNPAELRSLLDDFDITSVGGFLALPLHRHPERAIETTRENAALFAATGAEVIVLAAATGLAGYDTRPALSDEEWRTLIETAAAIRDVAAEFGLRTTLHPHVGTYVESEAEVDRFLVDSDLDLCLDTGHLLIGGTDPVRLAQRYPDRVGHIHLKDVRHAIADRVRSGAMEYSDAVRRGIYVPLGEGDIDIEALVRSVHAAGYRGWYVIEQDTALRPDDSAAQPSRDAARSLIHLAGIGAALGSPRSPWARI, from the coding sequence ATGACCCAACCTCGCTATCCGCTGCGCATCGCGGCCGCGCCGATCTCCTGGGGAGTCTGCGAAGTCCCCGGCTGGGGTCATGTGCTCGATGCGCGGACCGTCCTCACCGAGATGGCCGCCCTCGGCATCTCCGCGACGGAACTGGGCCCACCCGGCTACCTACCGCGGAATCCAGCCGAATTGCGCTCGCTGCTGGATGATTTCGACATCACCTCGGTCGGTGGCTTCCTGGCCCTCCCGCTGCACCGCCACCCGGAGCGGGCAATCGAGACCACCCGCGAGAACGCCGCGCTGTTCGCCGCGACGGGCGCGGAGGTGATCGTCCTCGCGGCCGCGACCGGCCTGGCCGGATACGACACTCGCCCAGCGCTTTCCGACGAAGAGTGGCGGACCCTGATCGAAACCGCCGCCGCCATCCGGGATGTCGCCGCCGAATTCGGACTGCGCACCACCCTGCATCCGCACGTCGGCACCTACGTCGAGAGCGAAGCCGAAGTCGACAGGTTCCTAGTCGATTCCGATCTCGACCTCTGCCTGGATACCGGCCACTTGCTCATCGGCGGCACCGATCCGGTGCGCCTCGCGCAGCGCTATCCGGATCGCGTCGGACATATCCATCTCAAGGATGTGCGCCACGCGATCGCCGACCGAGTGCGCAGCGGCGCAATGGAATACAGCGATGCCGTCCGCCGCGGCATCTACGTCCCGCTCGGCGAGGGCGATATCGACATCGAGGCCCTGGTGCGCAGCGTGCACGCCGCAGGTTACCGCGGCTGGTATGTCATCGAACAGGACACGGCATTGCGCCCCGACGATTCGGCAGCACAGCCGAGCCGCGACGCCGCCCGCAGTCTGATCCACCTTGCGGGCATAGGTGCCGCGCTGGGCTCACCCCGATCCCCTTGGGCCCGAATCTAG
- a CDS encoding LacI family DNA-binding transcriptional regulator has translation MARPTMEDVAARAGVSRALVSLVMRNSPKVSEHRRRAVLAAAKDLGYQPHIMARSLASRTSNIIGVMVSDLRNAFFADVVEGMDAAAQDAGVELILNTGRRSAVRERTALESLLSFHPGGIILLSPVLPVAAIRDAAQKCPIVLISRSSTIADVDTVNDDGEVGAALAVDHLVSLGHRRIVHLDGGGAFTSALRRRGYRAAMARNGLEPMTIASEHTDSAGIAAVQKLLNLFSRDNFPTALVCGNDFNAVGAMSALEEAGLSVPHDVSVVGYDNTSLAALRHVSLTTIDQPRIQMGRLAIEALVERLRDGRTEPVRRRLEPALVVRATTAAPRN, from the coding sequence ATGGCGCGACCGACCATGGAGGACGTCGCCGCCCGCGCCGGGGTGTCCCGCGCGCTGGTCTCCCTCGTCATGCGCAACTCCCCCAAGGTCAGCGAACATCGTCGCCGCGCAGTGCTCGCGGCCGCGAAAGATCTCGGCTATCAGCCGCACATCATGGCTCGTTCGCTGGCCAGCCGGACCTCCAACATCATCGGCGTCATGGTCTCCGACCTGCGCAATGCGTTCTTCGCCGATGTGGTGGAGGGTATGGACGCGGCCGCGCAGGACGCGGGCGTGGAGTTGATCCTCAATACCGGACGCCGCAGTGCCGTCCGTGAACGCACCGCGCTGGAGAGCCTGCTGTCCTTCCACCCCGGCGGCATCATCCTGCTCTCACCCGTACTACCGGTGGCAGCCATCCGCGACGCCGCCCAGAAGTGCCCGATCGTGCTCATTTCGCGCAGCTCGACCATTGCCGACGTCGATACCGTCAATGACGATGGCGAGGTCGGCGCCGCACTCGCCGTGGATCATCTGGTCTCGCTCGGCCACCGCCGGATCGTGCATCTCGACGGCGGCGGGGCCTTCACCTCCGCCTTGCGCCGTCGTGGTTACCGTGCCGCGATGGCGCGAAATGGGTTGGAGCCCATGACTATCGCCAGCGAGCACACCGACTCGGCGGGTATCGCAGCGGTTCAAAAACTGCTGAATCTGTTCTCGCGCGACAACTTTCCCACCGCACTGGTGTGCGGCAACGACTTCAATGCCGTCGGCGCGATGTCGGCACTGGAAGAGGCCGGTCTTTCGGTACCGCACGATGTTTCGGTCGTCGGCTACGACAACACATCGCTCGCCGCGCTGCGACATGTTTCCCTGACCACTATCGATCAGCCGCGAATTCAGATGGGCCGCTTGGCAATCGAAGCGCTCGTCGAACGGCTGCGCGACGGTCGCACCGAACCGGTGCGCCGCCGTCTGGAACCGGCCTTGGTCGTGCGCGCGACGACCGCAGCACCCCGAAACTGA
- a CDS encoding Gfo/Idh/MocA family oxidoreductase — MTSALTVGLAGVGRIGTSHAETLKHLPGVDTVIVADADAERAHVAAGKLGLQAVSDIDALLAAPLDGLVIATATDSHPELITRAVDAGIPVFCEKPVAADIQGTLSVITHIQNSTVPVQIGFQRRFDAGYRAARDAIASGALGWLHTLRATTLDPAPPPAEYIPRSGGLFRDCGVHDFDIIRWVTGREVVEVYATGANRGEQFFADAGDVDTAAVLLRLDDGALATVSLGRYNGAGYDVRLEALGSRGNAIVGLDDRSPLTSVEPDYAPSGLPAYPGFMERFRRAYTDELAAFLSVVSGELANPCTPADALEAFYIAEACELSRHERRPVALTEVRR; from the coding sequence ATGACATCTGCACTCACCGTGGGCCTGGCCGGCGTCGGCCGCATCGGCACCTCCCATGCCGAAACGCTGAAACACCTGCCCGGTGTCGACACCGTCATCGTCGCGGACGCCGACGCCGAACGCGCCCACGTCGCCGCGGGAAAGCTCGGCCTTCAAGCCGTCTCCGATATCGATGCCCTACTCGCCGCACCCCTTGACGGCCTTGTGATCGCGACCGCCACCGACTCCCACCCCGAACTCATCACCCGCGCCGTCGACGCGGGCATCCCCGTCTTCTGCGAAAAGCCGGTAGCCGCCGACATCCAAGGCACCCTCTCCGTCATCACCCACATCCAAAACTCCACCGTCCCAGTCCAAATCGGCTTCCAGCGCCGCTTCGACGCCGGCTACCGCGCCGCGCGGGATGCCATCGCCTCCGGGGCACTCGGCTGGCTACACACCCTGCGCGCCACCACCCTCGACCCGGCACCCCCACCCGCCGAGTACATCCCCCGCTCCGGAGGTTTGTTCCGCGACTGCGGCGTCCACGATTTCGACATCATCCGCTGGGTGACGGGGCGCGAAGTAGTGGAGGTCTACGCAACCGGAGCCAACCGCGGCGAACAATTCTTTGCCGACGCGGGCGATGTGGACACGGCAGCGGTGCTGCTGCGCCTGGACGACGGCGCTCTTGCCACAGTCTCACTCGGCCGCTACAACGGCGCAGGCTACGACGTCCGCTTAGAAGCCCTCGGCTCCCGCGGCAATGCCATCGTCGGACTCGACGACCGGTCACCGTTGACTTCCGTCGAACCCGACTACGCCCCTTCGGGTTTGCCCGCCTATCCCGGATTCATGGAACGCTTCCGCCGGGCGTACACCGACGAACTCGCCGCGTTCCTCTCCGTGGTATCCGGCGAACTCGCCAACCCCTGCACACCCGCCGACGCACTCGAAGCGTTCTATATCGCTGAGGCATGCGAACTTTCACGCCACGAACGTCGACCAGTTGCCCTGACCGAAGTCCGCCGCTGA